A genomic stretch from Nitrobacter winogradskyi Nb-255 includes:
- a CDS encoding NAD(P)H-quinone oxidoreductase, whose protein sequence is MEKPPAQMTAIGISKPGGPEVLVPQLRPVPSPGPREVLIKVAAAGVNRPDVLQRSGSYPPPPGASDLPGLEVAGEVVALGEGASRYRPGDKVMSLVSGGGYAQYCVAHEAIAIPVPTAFSMIEAGGTPETLITVWHNVFERGALKAGETLLIHGGSSGIGTMAIQLAKVFGARTIVTVGSKEKAGACLGLGADHAINYKLQDFVAEVKAATAGAGADLILDMVGGDYIEKNYDAAALEGRIVQIAFLGGAKATVNLARLMVKRLHHTGSTLRPRSVADKAAMVAAIEAKVLPMMRERRIKPLIDSSFPLEQAADAHRRMETSAHVGKIVLTI, encoded by the coding sequence ATGGAAAAGCCGCCAGCGCAAATGACCGCCATCGGCATCAGCAAGCCCGGTGGCCCGGAAGTGTTGGTGCCGCAACTCCGCCCGGTCCCCTCGCCCGGCCCGCGCGAAGTCCTGATCAAGGTCGCGGCGGCCGGCGTCAACCGGCCGGATGTCCTGCAGCGTTCCGGCAGCTATCCGCCGCCGCCGGGCGCCAGCGATCTGCCGGGCCTGGAAGTCGCGGGCGAAGTGGTGGCGCTCGGCGAGGGAGCAAGCAGGTACCGGCCCGGCGACAAGGTGATGTCGCTGGTCTCGGGCGGCGGCTACGCTCAATATTGCGTCGCGCATGAAGCGATCGCAATTCCGGTCCCCACCGCATTCTCCATGATCGAAGCCGGCGGCACGCCGGAAACGCTGATCACGGTATGGCACAACGTATTCGAGCGCGGCGCGTTGAAGGCGGGCGAGACGCTGCTGATCCACGGCGGCTCATCGGGAATCGGCACCATGGCGATCCAGCTCGCCAAGGTGTTCGGCGCAAGGACGATCGTCACCGTCGGATCAAAGGAGAAGGCCGGCGCGTGTCTGGGGCTCGGGGCCGATCACGCCATCAACTACAAGCTTCAGGATTTCGTCGCGGAGGTGAAGGCCGCGACGGCCGGCGCCGGCGCCGATCTCATCCTCGACATGGTCGGCGGCGACTACATCGAGAAGAATTACGACGCCGCCGCGCTCGAGGGCCGCATCGTGCAGATCGCGTTTTTGGGCGGTGCGAAGGCAACCGTTAATCTCGCCAGGCTGATGGTGAAACGGCTGCATCATACCGGCTCGACGCTGCGGCCGCGTTCGGTGGCCGACAAGGCCGCGATGGTCGCCGCCATCGAAGCCAAAGTGCTGCCCATGATGCGGGAGAGACGAATCAAGCCGCTGATCGACAGCAGCTTCCCGCTCGAACAGGCAGCGGACGCGCACCGGCGGATGGAAACCAGCGCCCATGTTGGCAAAATTGTGTTGACGATTTAG
- a CDS encoding EAL domain-containing protein gives MHLVRRLAWLTLALMIFVAASPARAVDAVSVRSDAPAIDLTAILDHQHSDSDRIQVSTAPGTDGIVRRVEVRAREGGQNWVVFALANNTDDQLDRLIVAPHYRLVSSGLLWPDLGQSRIATITPSTGDRPERQESATADVFQITLDPGAVITFVMELRTDRLPQLYLWEPDAYKDKVNSFTLYQGIVIGISGLLALVLTILFVVKGSIMFPAAAALAWAVLVYIGVDFGFWGKVLDMPAGAERIWRASGEAILAATLLVFLFAYLNLNRWHVRYSHITLGWLFFLGSLVALALFDPAVASGIARISLALIAVFGFGLIVYLAVHGFDRAVLLIPTWFLLVVWVAAAGMAIEGKVVNDIVGPALLGGLVLIVMLIGFTVMQHAFAGGGGASGVVSDIERRALALTGAGDLVWDWDVSADKVFTSLETESLLGLKRGTLEGPAAGWLEVLHPLDQDRFRAALDSVLEQRRGRLVQDFRLRASDGHFMWFALKARPVVGSDGEVSRVVGTLADVTETRKAEERMLHDSVHDNLTGLPNRKLFIDRLNAVATLAKTMPGLRPTLMVIDFDRFKQVNDSVGVAVGDSILLTLARRLTRILKAQDTLARLSGDQFGLILMSEQDPPRITAFAETIRKTIRAPIAFNDREIFLTASIGLALSDPQTQLSDQMIKDAELAMYHSKRIGGDRIDVYKPAMRARKNDRLSLEAELRRAIERQEITVLYQPIVRLQDRSIAGFEALARWDHPKLGRMAPDEFITIAEEAGLIVDLGTFVMDQTARQLAVWQRAMRSQPPIFASVNVSSRQLLRHDLIHDIRSVLSRSSIARGTLKLELTESLVMENPEHAAQMLQRIRELGVGLSLDDFGTGYSSLSYLQRFPLDTIKIDQSFVRTSTRGTRPVILKSIIALAHDLGMDVVAEGAETDSDAVELYQMGCEYAQGFAFGEPMDVDATMRLLAQERLETAS, from the coding sequence TTGCATCTGGTCAGGCGGCTTGCGTGGCTTACGCTGGCCCTCATGATTTTCGTCGCGGCATCGCCGGCGCGCGCAGTCGACGCCGTCAGCGTCCGGAGCGACGCGCCCGCCATCGATCTCACCGCCATCCTCGATCATCAGCACAGCGATTCCGACCGCATTCAGGTCTCGACCGCGCCCGGCACCGACGGCATTGTTCGCCGCGTCGAGGTGCGCGCGCGGGAAGGCGGCCAGAACTGGGTGGTATTCGCGCTCGCCAACAACACCGACGATCAACTCGACCGCCTGATCGTCGCACCGCATTACCGCCTGGTGTCGTCGGGACTGCTGTGGCCGGATCTCGGGCAATCGCGCATCGCCACCATCACGCCGTCGACCGGCGATCGTCCGGAGCGGCAGGAGAGCGCCACCGCCGATGTCTTCCAGATCACGCTCGATCCCGGCGCCGTCATCACTTTCGTCATGGAACTGCGCACCGACAGGCTGCCGCAGCTTTATCTCTGGGAGCCCGACGCCTACAAGGACAAGGTCAATTCCTTCACCCTGTATCAGGGAATCGTCATCGGCATCTCCGGGCTGCTGGCGCTGGTGCTGACCATCCTGTTCGTGGTCAAGGGAAGCATCATGTTTCCCGCCGCCGCGGCGCTTGCCTGGGCGGTACTAGTCTACATCGGCGTCGATTTCGGCTTCTGGGGCAAGGTGCTGGACATGCCGGCCGGCGCTGAACGAATCTGGCGCGCCTCGGGCGAGGCGATTCTCGCGGCGACGCTGCTCGTATTCCTGTTCGCCTACCTCAATCTCAATCGCTGGCACGTGCGCTATTCGCACATCACTCTCGGCTGGCTTTTCTTTCTCGGCTCGCTGGTGGCGCTTGCCCTGTTCGATCCGGCGGTCGCCTCCGGCATCGCCCGGATATCGCTCGCGCTGATCGCGGTATTCGGCTTCGGGCTGATCGTCTATCTCGCGGTTCACGGCTTCGATCGCGCCGTCCTGCTGATCCCGACCTGGTTCCTGCTGGTGGTGTGGGTCGCCGCAGCCGGAATGGCGATCGAAGGCAAGGTCGTCAACGACATCGTGGGCCCCGCTTTGCTCGGCGGCCTCGTGCTGATCGTGATGCTGATCGGGTTCACGGTGATGCAGCATGCCTTCGCCGGTGGAGGCGGCGCTTCGGGCGTCGTATCCGACATCGAGCGCCGCGCGCTCGCATTGACCGGCGCGGGCGATCTGGTCTGGGACTGGGACGTCTCCGCCGACAAGGTCTTCACCAGTCTCGAGACCGAAAGCCTGCTCGGCCTCAAACGCGGCACGCTCGAAGGGCCGGCGGCAGGCTGGCTGGAGGTGCTGCATCCGCTCGATCAGGACCGGTTCCGCGCGGCGCTGGACAGCGTGCTCGAACAGCGCCGGGGCCGGCTGGTGCAGGACTTCCGGCTGCGCGCGTCCGACGGCCACTTCATGTGGTTCGCCCTGAAGGCGCGCCCGGTGGTGGGGTCCGACGGCGAGGTGTCGCGCGTGGTCGGAACTCTCGCCGATGTCACCGAAACGAGGAAGGCCGAGGAGCGAATGCTGCACGATTCGGTGCACGACAACCTGACCGGCCTTCCCAACCGTAAACTCTTCATTGACCGTCTCAACGCGGTCGCGACGCTGGCCAAGACCATGCCGGGCCTGAGGCCGACCCTGATGGTGATCGATTTCGACCGCTTCAAGCAGGTCAACGATTCTGTTGGCGTCGCCGTGGGAGATTCGATCCTGCTGACCCTGGCGCGACGGCTTACGCGTATCCTTAAGGCCCAGGATACGCTGGCGCGGCTTTCCGGCGATCAGTTCGGCCTCATCCTGATGTCGGAGCAGGATCCGCCTCGCATCACCGCGTTCGCCGAAACCATCCGCAAGACCATCCGCGCCCCGATCGCCTTCAATGACCGTGAGATCTTCCTGACCGCGTCGATCGGCCTCGCGCTGAGCGACCCTCAGACGCAGTTGTCGGACCAGATGATCAAGGACGCCGAACTGGCGATGTACCATTCCAAGCGGATCGGCGGCGATCGGATCGATGTCTACAAACCCGCGATGCGCGCCCGGAAGAACGACCGGCTATCGCTCGAGGCGGAGTTGCGGCGCGCCATCGAGCGGCAGGAGATCACCGTCCTCTACCAGCCTATCGTCCGGCTGCAGGACCGCTCGATCGCGGGCTTTGAAGCGCTGGCGCGATGGGACCACCCCAAGCTCGGACGGATGGCGCCCGACGAATTCATCACCATCGCCGAGGAAGCCGGCCTGATCGTCGATCTCGGGACCTTCGTGATGGACCAGACCGCGCGCCAGCTTGCCGTCTGGCAGCGCGCCATGCGGTCGCAGCCCCCGATTTTCGCCAGCGTCAACGTCTCCTCGCGCCAGTTGCTGCGGCACGATCTGATCCACGACATCCGCTCGGTGCTGTCGCGCTCATCCATCGCACGCGGCACCCTGAAGCTTGAACTGACCGAATCGCTCGTCATGGAAAATCCCGAACATGCAGCGCAGATGTTGCAACGGATTCGCGAACTCGGCGTCGGGCTCTCGCTTGACGATTTCGGCACCGGCTATTCCTCGCTGTCATACCTGCAGCGTTTCCCGCTCGACACCATCAAGATCGACCAGTCGTTCGTGCGCACCTCGACCCGCGGCACGCGGCCGGTCATTCTCAAGTCGATCATCGCGCTGGCGCACGATCTCGGCATGGATGTCGTCGCCGAGGGCGCCGAAACCGACTCCGATGCAGTGGAACTCTATCAGATGGGCTGCGAATACGCCCAGGGCTTTGCTTTCGGCGAGCCGATGGACGTCGATGCGACGATGCGGCTCCTGGCCCAGGAGCGGCTCGAGACGGCAAGCTGA
- a CDS encoding YqgE/AlgH family protein produces MDIADTDTYDRNYLDGQLLIAMPVMEDERFARSVIYVCAHSSEGAMGIILNRPAGSVDFSDLLVQLDIIKRADLIKLPETAETMKVMKGGPVETGRGFVLHSSDFFIEDATLPIDEGICLTATLDILEAIAKGAGPKHAILALGYAGWAPGQLETEIQDNGWLHCPADQDLIFGRDIEDKYVRALHKIGIDPGMLSNEAGHA; encoded by the coding sequence ATGGATATTGCGGACACGGATACTTATGACCGCAACTATCTGGACGGCCAGTTGCTGATCGCGATGCCGGTCATGGAAGATGAGCGGTTCGCACGTTCCGTGATCTATGTCTGCGCGCACTCGTCCGAGGGAGCGATGGGTATCATTCTCAATCGCCCCGCCGGAAGCGTCGATTTCAGCGATCTGCTGGTGCAGCTCGACATCATCAAGCGAGCCGACCTGATCAAGCTGCCGGAAACCGCCGAGACGATGAAAGTGATGAAGGGTGGCCCGGTCGAAACCGGCCGCGGCTTCGTTCTGCATTCGAGCGATTTCTTCATCGAGGATGCGACGCTGCCCATTGACGAGGGTATCTGCCTGACCGCCACGCTCGATATCCTGGAAGCCATCGCTAAGGGCGCCGGCCCGAAACATGCGATCCTGGCGCTTGGTTATGCCGGATGGGCGCCGGGTCAACTGGAGACTGAAATCCAGGACAATGGATGGTTGCACTGCCCTGCTGATCAGGACCTGATCTTCGGCCGCGATATAGAAGACAAATATGTTCGCGCGCTGCATAAGATCGGAATCGATCCCGGCATGTTGTCGAACGAAGCCGGTCACGCCTGA
- a CDS encoding protein-disulfide reductase DsbD domain-containing protein, with protein sequence MIIKVPLHALPGVAVVLLSCALSTAATGQDASPWQQGSHAAVRLLAGSRSGAVLLGGIAFQLEPGWKTFWRTPGDSGVPPRFDFSKSDNVDAVTVLWPAPSKFPDGAGGHSLGYKEQVVLPLRIAATNADRPITLRATVSFAVCARLCIPAEASMELAFASVASAEDSTLAAALDMVPKPARIGDPNPLTISNVRREGESTVTVDVATANPKDDVNLFVEGPTPDWALPIPTRHERAPRGVKRFSFKLDGLPANVNAQGAALKLTLVGGKQAYEFNINLD encoded by the coding sequence ATGATCATCAAGGTTCCTCTTCACGCGTTGCCCGGCGTTGCGGTCGTGCTGCTGTCGTGCGCGCTTTCGACCGCCGCGACGGGCCAGGATGCCTCGCCATGGCAGCAGGGCAGCCACGCCGCCGTCCGCCTGCTCGCGGGCTCGCGCAGCGGCGCGGTGCTGCTCGGCGGCATCGCGTTTCAGCTCGAACCGGGCTGGAAAACGTTCTGGCGCACGCCTGGCGACTCGGGCGTGCCGCCGCGTTTCGATTTTTCAAAGTCCGACAATGTCGATGCCGTGACTGTTCTGTGGCCCGCGCCATCGAAATTTCCCGACGGCGCGGGCGGCCATTCGCTCGGCTACAAGGAGCAGGTCGTGCTGCCGCTGCGAATTGCCGCCACCAATGCCGACAGGCCGATCACGCTACGCGCGACCGTCAGTTTCGCGGTATGCGCCAGGCTGTGCATTCCCGCCGAAGCCAGTATGGAGCTTGCTTTCGCCAGCGTCGCGAGCGCCGAGGACAGCACGCTGGCCGCCGCGCTCGATATGGTGCCGAAGCCGGCCCGGATCGGCGACCCCAATCCCTTGACGATCAGCAACGTCAGGCGCGAGGGAGAATCAACCGTGACCGTCGATGTCGCAACCGCCAATCCCAAGGACGACGTCAACCTGTTCGTCGAAGGCCCGACACCGGACTGGGCGCTGCCGATCCCGACCCGGCACGAGCGCGCGCCGCGCGGGGTGAAACGATTTTCGTTCAAGCTCGATGGCCTGCCGGCCAACGTCAACGCCCAGGGCGCCGCGCTAAAGCTGACGCTGGTCGGCGGCAAACAGGCCTATGAATTCAATATCAATCTGGATTGA